AGTGTAAGTTAATGTCAGGATCtttctatcatatgtggtggttatGCACAAAAGCTAGGGAATTTTGGCGTCAGATAAAGACATGGTTGGAAGAGATCAAAATATAGATTTGAAAGTGGAATTATTCCTATTAGGAATTACAAAAGAGAAACATAGTTAAGGATTGATATACCTAATGCTGCATGTTATAAGAGCAGCAAGACTGATTTATGTGCAATACTGGAAAAAGGAGGAAATCcccccagaagaagaaataataaagaaaattctgacctgtgcagaaatggataggctgaCACTAGAACTTAAAAATAAGGATGAGACAGAATACTATAAAATTTGGAACAAATTGTACCAATGGTTGGAAAGTAGAAAAGGAGTTGGAACAAAAAAGAGTTAAAGTTTGTAGAACTGACGTGGgacaatattttgaaaatatgcaAATGAAGACAAGGGATATGTTTATAACACCAAAGCAGCAATGTATGATAGGTAGTAATTATATTTGTTACGTTAAAAAAATAcagtgtccaatgtttttaatgtgtaattaataaaaaaacttttttaaaaaacaaatgaaattcaaGCATCTCTAAACTCATCTACTTTTTTTCATATGGATTACCTTGTGTGCAACAAGGGATGATTTATGCTTGAAGTAATGTCCACATACTGGACATTTCAAAGATTTCTCCATAGTgcgagtcctctggtgtctcaccaggctggaattcttactgaaacttttcccacagtcaggacattgaaAAGGTTTCTCTCCTCTGTGAGTCCTCCGGTGTATCACTGGGTGGGAATTCTGAAACATCTCCCACAGAtagggacattcaaagggtttctctcctgtgtgagtcctctggtgtctcacctgGCTGGAATTATTACATAAACCTTTcctacagataggacattcaaagggtttctctccagtgTTAACGCACGGTTAACATCTCCCCAATGAGTGTAGGCCACCGTGTTACCATAACCAGCCCTTGCTGTGTCCATGACGTCTCTGTTAACACTCACCACACCTGTCAATTTACCAACTCCAGTTACTGCACCAGTGAACATCGCACATCCAGTCACTATCACCTCACCAATGAATCTCCCAACACCATTGACATTAGCTGGCCCTTTAAATATAGCCATGAGACCTGTGAAAAGCATGTCTTACCTTCCACAGGCATTGCCAACCATCCTCTcctggttaaaaaaaaccccacgctACAGCAAAAACTTCATGTTTGAAAAGACTACAAAAGGGGGCTGCTGTGTATTGTTTAACGGACCGCTaaattgaccacacccacccagtcacatgatgacctAGCCACGCtctgagatttaaaaaaacagcaaaccTCAGAAAAAGTAAAACAGAGACCATGAACAAGTAAAAAGCAGATTTAttaaaaggatatatatatatatatatatatatatatatatatatataaatatattaagcttttgcaaaagggttctctcatggaggagagagagaacgtCTTAAAGCTCCGAATACATGGTTTTCATACATTTTCAAGCAATCGGCAAAACAATTAAAACGCCCCCGCTTATCATTGTTTTTCGGACATTACATAACATTTTGGCTTTTTCAAAATTTAGAATTCTTGAGGGTATTTCCTCCCAAAATACCCTTTCAATACATCCTTAACTAAAACAATTAATTGGAACAGGGTATCTTCCTTCTGATTTACCttggttcagcctgacccaactcagaaTGTACTAACTTAAGTGTCTGGCATTATTTCCTCAGAAAAGGCATCGTACATACTTCCTCTTTCTAACTGTCTTACACACCTAAATAGCTCAGGGTTACCTCAGTTTATATGAAGGGTAAATATGGAGTCGCTTAGGCTACATTCTTTACATAAATAATTCCATTTCCCTcacacgcccatccagtcacatgacatcttagccacacccacccagctggtccgccccccctccccaatagtTTGACAGGCTGAATTGGCCAATTTAAAAAGACtgaggacccctgctttatgTAGAGGTAGGTGAAGGGGATAACCTCCGTGTGTCATTGAATAGTGGGTGCGCAGCTACTCCTACAAGACAGGTAGTACAAACTTTCTTGATAATTCTCCTTCCTCCAGACAGAAGTCCAAAGATTTGCTATGCCAACCACTCCCAGTGTGGATCCTCTCAGGCATCAACCGCTGCCTGACTTCTGCAGCCGCTCACAGCCGGACACGGCTTGTCGTGCAGCCCATGCAAGCTGTCTCCAAACTGTTTCTCAGCTGATTAAAACACTTTTAATTTCTGGAGGACATTTCAAAGATTTCTCCacagtgtgagtcctctggtgtatcactagGTGGGAATTCTGATTGAAACGTTTCCTGCagacaggacattcaaagggtttctctcctgtgtgaatcttctggtgtttcaccaggctggaattatcacgaAAACCTTTgctacagataggacattcaatgagtttctctcctgtgtgaatcttcTGGTGTCTCATCAGGCTGGAATGATCACAAAAACCTTTCCCACAgccaggacattcaaagggtttctctcctgtgtgagtcctctggtgtgtcaccaggctggaactatgactaaaacttttcccacaatcaggacattcaaagggtttctctcctgtgtgagtcctctggtgtgtcaccagcgTATAATTGCGACTGAAACATCTCCCACagtcagaacattcaaagggtttctctcccgtgtgagtcctctggtgtttcactaggctagaattattactaaaacttttcccacacataggacattcaaagggtttctctcctgtgtgagtcctctggtgtatcacaaggtgggaattctgactgtaacgtttcccacagtcagaacattcaaagggtttctctcctgtgtgagtcctctggtgtgtcagcaGATTGGAATTATCGCTACagtttttcccacagataggacattcaaagggcttctcttccgtgtgagtcctctggtgtatcaccaggtgggaattctgactgtaacgtttcccacagataggacgtTCAAagagtttctctcctgtgtgagtcctctggtgtattatGAGGTTGGAATTTCtattgaaacatttcccacagataggacattcaaagggtttctctcctgtatgagtcctctggtgtgtcagcagattggaattatcactaaagcttttcccacatATAGGACActgaaagggtttctctcctgtgtgagtcctctggtgtgtcaaaaGGGTGGAATAATCactgaagcttttcccacagtcaggacattcaaagggtttctctcctgtgtgactcctctggtgtctcaccagattGGAATTGTgactaaagcttttcccacagtcaggacattcaaagggtttctctcctgtgtgagtcctctggtgtttcaccaggctggaattatcacaaaaacctttcccacagtcgggacattcaaagggtttttctcctgtatgagtcctctggtgtttcaccaggctggaattatcactaaagcttttcccacagtcgggacattcaaagggtttctctcctatatgagtcctctggtgtttcaccaggctggaattatcactaaagcttttcccacagttgggacattcaaagggtttctctcctgtgtgtgtgaTTTTGTGTCTCAGAAGGTGGGAATTTCtaatgaaacctttcccacaatctcgACACTCATAAGGTTTCTCCATTGAGAGAATCCTCTGATGTATTACCAGGCGGGAAATATGACTGAAACctctcccacaatcaggacattcaaagcatATCTCTCCTATGTGAGtcttctggtgtatcaccaggctggaattgtgaCTTTCCcataatcaggacattcaaagggtttctcttctgtgtgagttctctggtgtgtgAGATGGAAATTTCTAATGAAGCTTTCCCCACAATCTAGACACTCATACAGTCTCTCCCTATAATCAATCTACTGATGCAATTGTGACAAACttttccacaatcaggacattcaaagggtttcactTTTGTGAGTCCTCAAGTGCTTCATCAGGAtggaattctcactgaaacttCCTTCAGAAAAGATGTTCAAATGGTTTTTTCCCTGTGTGTGCGTCCTTTAGTGTCTCATGACCTGAGAATTTCTAATGAAACTTTCACACAATCTGCAGTCATATGTTTTCTCCCTCCTGTGAGTTATCTGATGTAGCACCATGTTGCCGTGCTCACTAAAGCTTAGTTTTTGCCACAATGCTTTTCTCCTTTCTGGCTTCTTGTTGCATAATCAGCTGTTATTTGCAATCTGTACTTTTCCCAGAATAGGCAAATCTATGGAGTTTTTCCACAGCTGATATTCTTGGGGAAGTCAAAAATATGGACAATGCTTTGTTTAGTGGTCCTTTCATTCAAGCCACTTTCTTCCTCACAGGGAGAGGCCTGCATTCCTGTCTGCTCTACGTGACTTTACTATTGACAGTTTCCTCCCCACTGACTTccagatatttccctcttttgctgaaGGATAAATAATCTCCCTTCACTTTTCATGTAATGTATCCTTCAGTTCTGCATAATCTGCTTATTGAAATCTTGAAAATTGAAATCTTTCTtgaatttctctcttttctctaatAGCTGCTGGAGGAGGAGCAAAATTGTATTGTTTTCTGAAGAGAATGGAAAATCTTTTGATTTCTGGGatgattttcttcccttttcaatGTTGCTTGTTATTTACAGCTGTCCCGAGGTGCTCTTATTGCCATCCTGTTTGTCTGTAAGATTCAAAGAAAAGTAGAACTTTGTTTATAAAATGGTTAGAGaggatgtgaaaaaagaaaaaaaagtgtgtgtgtgtgtgtaggttttggcatattcgggtcttttcccatgtaaggttgaaaggaTTTCAACCTTacttactttcaaccttacacgggaaaagactccAATATCCCTAAACCTACATACctttacccgtgaaaacctacaaaaacaaatacacacacacacacacacacatatatatattacaatgaaaaaacaaacatgccCCAATACTAGAATATTCACTTACATTATTGATGGTTCATATGACACATGGAGTACTACTGAGATCCATGTTCAAAGATCCATTCAATCAAATTCAGTTATTTAATTGGGTCAATTATCAATTCTTAGCAATGCGAAGTGTTATTATCAAATATAAGTTGAAGTGCTGGGGATAGGTTATATAATTGCAGATATATGCATAAAAAGAAATACAGGTACACCCACCTACACATGTATATATGGAGAAAGTCTATGTCTTTGAAGCCTGACAAAATATCACAAAATGGTTAATGTCAAACCTTCTGAGATAATTTTAGAAATGTGGGACTATAATTGATGAAATGATGCCAAAAGCCTCTGCCAGCTTTAAAGCACCACTTTTGCTCATGGAGGTCATCAGCTGCAAATAAGAGGAGAAAATGCGTTCCAAAACCCCTCTGGTGACATCCTTGTTCAAGTAGTCCTCACTTTACCTACCGCAATTGGAACGGATATCTGAGTCACTAAGCAGCCCGATTAAGCATAATGTCACATTATAGTGGTAACTTACATCTATTCCTcggtagttgttaagcaaattactatGGGCTGTTAAAGGTAATTTCATATGACCGTAACTTGCAATTTCCTACCAGTAtagccactgattttgcttgtcagaagctggctgggaaggtcacaaacgggGATCATGAGTgtgggatgctgcagccatcataaatgtgcaACTATTGGCAGAACCCAAATTGCTGCGATGCCTTTTCAAGCACTTTCAAAATCCCAGTCACTGCTGACATGCGGTCACTGAACAAGTGCTGGGATTACCACAAATTTTGTGGACCAGGTGCACATCTGCTTCTACTGAGCCATAGTAACTTTGTAGGCTCATGGAAGAcatggtaagtgaggactacctgtacaaccaaAGATGCCAAAAGGTCCTCAGTAGCTATTTCTTAGGAAGGGCTGGATTAGGCACAATTGAGACACAGCAGAGCTACTTAATTCATTATTTGCATCTACCttcaggcaaaaagaaaaaaacaaccaaaaacgtaggctaggaatacaaattaaaacaggcaAGAAAATGATAGGAAAACACCTGTCCATTCTAGATGAGTTCTAACCACAAGGACCACATTCATtacatcccagaattctgaaggaGCCGGCAGACGTGATCTAAGAACCATTGAACCATCTCTTTGAAAGATCTTCTCGCACCAAGGAACTACAGGtgtactggaaaagagctgatgtagttcccatcttcaaaaaaggagagtaAAATGGATCCAAAAAACTACAGGCCAATTAGCCTGTCATCACTACCTggaaagatcctggaaaagataatgaaacaaaagatctgcaaacacctagaagcaagcaaataTATAATCAAAAGTcaacatgagtttgtcaaaaacagatcattccAAACAAATGTTATTTCATTCTTATACAAAATGATTAAATTAGCGGACCAATCAAATACATAGTATAACTGGATTTCAGTAATGccattgacaaagtagaccataacctacttcttggtaaattagaaaaatgtgggataggtaCATACATCCACAtaaatggattcataactggctgacaaaccacccCCAAAGTGTATTCCGTAATGGGATTTtatctatatggagggaagtaagcagtgggtacaccaaggttctgttttagtacTCTTTAATATCTTTGTAAATGCCTTAGATGAGGGAATCTAAGAGGAACGCATCAAATTTGCAAACGTTACccagttggcaggaatagccaacacctcagaagataggctcaagatagatAATCTCAATatatttgaacactgggccctatctaacaaaatgaaatttgagggaggaaaaaaaacaggttTTACACTtatgcaagaaaaaacaaatgtactGGTACAGAATAGGTGGAACCTGGCTCAGGCAGTAATTATGAGAGGGACTTTGACATCTTAGTgcacaatcatttagatatgagccagcagtgtattgcagcggcaaaaaaaaaaaagccaatacaatactAGGTTTCATTAacagagagaatcaagatcatgtgaaccaCTTTATAaagagtaagaccacacttagaaaatTGCATATAATTTGGTCACCATATCATAAAAGACTCTGGAATGCagtaaagagcaacaaagatgattaggggtctggaggctaaaatataaaatagggtTGCAAAAATTGAGTATTTCTAGTCcagtgaaaggaaggactaggggtgacatgatagaagtcttccaatatttgaggggttgccacagagggggagggggttcaacctattctccaaagcacctgaaggcaggacaagaaactggatggaaactaatcaaggagagaagcaactttgaactaaggagaaatttcctgacactgagaacagttaatcagtggaaggatttgacttcagaagttgtgggtgttccatcactggaggcttttaaacagagactggacagacatttgtctgaaatgatattgggtctcctgcttgatcagggggttggaatagaagacctccaaggatcctTCCAAATCTGGTACAAACCCTCCAGTGACGGAGgagccacaacctctggagggaagccattcccaaagaatcaattttaatttaatagagactttttcaatcttcccaccagcagaaaattccagccaccagtttcacagcctgcagccccagtgggcttccatttggggagggaaggaacctgcagcagcagcagcagctgacctgcttcagcccagttgcttctctgcttccaggccgtggagggaACCGAACAGCCCGACTTGCTCCCGGACTCTCCTCCCACCTGCTGCCCTCAACTCACCTGCCAGCTGCTGCTTCGACCCTCGCAAGAGCAGAAAAGCTGCTCTGCACTCCACCTTCCTCCCATGATCCGGAAGAGAAAATTGCTCCgcgcttctcctcccctcccgtcCTTTCTAGCAATGAAATACTCGATGGTTTTAACTCCTTGAAGCTCAACCACAGAAACTGCCAGGATTCTCTGCTTTCTAGGAACAGGTGTTGCCTGCTGCTTTTGTTGTTGCCTATCTCCAGATAGGAGGTAGAAAAACACGCTTGTCCCGTCTCTACTACGTTTGCAAAATGTTTCGCTTGATTAAATGCGATTAAGCCGTTTTTGACTTCTAGCAACCGACCTTTGCAACTGAGCCAAATGAAATAGTGAAATGTGATGTTCCTTAACCTTGCGAAGATTAGCTATGTGCTCTCAGCCCTAAAAGTTCATGGAGGTTTTACAGAATTACACAATCAGCTTTTTTAGGGGTGACTGTTAGTGGAGATCAAAACCTCTCTAATACCCCAAAACCTTATGACTTCACTCATAAACCTTTAGGAGCTTCACTCCTGCTGGCCAGGGCTGCATCCAAGAGCACCCCGCAAGAAGCTTGATTCCTGGAGGAGGAAATTTTATATCTGCTAAATACCATGTGCAAATTCTGTAAATCTGCACGGACATATCCATTAggtcacatatttatttattttatttatttatttatttattttgtcacaacatcatacaaaaagattatatagtatataaacatatatatgagtaaatgttaggaggtataagcatatatatatataggaagaagaaaagaaaaacaataggacaggaacagtaggcacgcttgtgcgcttatgcacgccccttatggtcctcttaggaatggggtgaggtccatagttgaaagtttttggttaaagcttttaggattatgggaagagaccacagagtcaggtaaagtattccaagcactgatgattctgttacagaagtcatattttctgcaatctagattaaagcggttaacattaaatttaaacctattggttgcccttgtattattgcaattaaagctgaagtagtctttgacaggaaggacattacaatagatgattctgtgagttaaacttaagtcttgttgaaggcgacggagttccaagttttctaagctgaggatttcaagtctggtgggataagatattttattgttttcagaggaatggagaactcttcttgtaaagtatttctggacacgttcaattgtattgatgtcagagatgtggtgagggttccaaacaggcgaactgcattctagaattggtctagcaaatgttttatatgctctggttagtagtgtggtgtttttggaaaagaagctgtccCATCTCTACTATGTTTGCAAAATGTTTCGCTTGATTAAATGCGATTAAGCCGTTTTTGATTTCTAGCAACCGACCTTTGCAACTGAGCCAAATGAAATAGTGAAATGTGATGTTCCTTAACCTTGCGAAGATTACCTATGTGCTCTCAGCCCTAAAAGTTCATGGAGATTTCACAGAATTACACAATCAGCTTTTTTAGAGGTGACTGTTAGTGGAGATTAAAACCTCTCTAATACCCCAAAACCTTATGACTTCACTGATAAACTTTTAGGAGCTTCACTCCTGCTGGCCAGAGCTGCATCCAAGAGCACCCCGCAAGAAGCTTGATTCCTGGAGGAGGAAATTTTATATCTGCTAAATACCATGTGCAAATTCTATAAATCTGCACGGAAATCTCCATTAGGTCACACACAGAGAAAAGCAGGGCTTAGAAAATGGGGGCTAAGAAAGAGGGGGTGATCATAAATATATaatagaagaaatatttttaaaatacattttaaaaagaaaacgagTATAGTAGAATATCCCACCGAAGCATATgattgactagaatagaatagaatagaatagaattttattggccaagtgtgattggacacacaaggaatttgtcttggtgcatatgctctcagtgtacataaaagaaaagatacgttcatcaaggtacaacatttacaacacaattgataatcaatatatcaatataaatcataaggattgccagcaacaagttatagtcatacagtcataagactACATACAGACTAATAACCAGGCTAAACTTTTTAGAGGGACAGTCTGCACTATCATTTTCAGTGCAGATCCAATAAATTTGGCTGGTGATAGTGGTCTTTTAGCTATCGGATCTGAGCTCTGTTACATGGAGAAATCTGGAATAAAAGAACTGCAAggtatattttattgatttcctTTTCATTCAGGAACTCAAGATGGCATATAAAGCACTTCTTGCGTAGCATGCTGTACTTTACAGGGTCAATATACCCACAGACAGCCTGCACTACCTACCAACAGTATGATCcactagaaaaaaaattggaaccagtCCTCTGAATTGTGTTAGTGAAATGAACAAACTTGCTATTCTTTGGTGATTTCTAAACTCAGCAAAATCAGGATCATTCATAGCTTAATTATCTGTTCATTGCTCTAAATAATGTTCCTCTCTTTACTTGTAGAGATTATTTGGAAAACTTAAAGaaattttgactttttttaaaaaaggaaaaaatcaaggTAACAATTGTGTTTTAGAAACCCACTGTATCTATGGAGTCCTCATCACTGAGCAAGAGTTGGGAAATGAGCTTTACAttacctttttattattaaattcatttattattaaacttaaTCGTTGCCCATCTTGCAGTTTGAGGCAACTCTGAGCTTCTTGCCTTGCCCTTATCTGCCTTGTAACACTGATACTACCCATTTTTCCCTTGTCAAAAGCTACTGAGACTTCTAAcatgacacatttttaaaaatgaaacgtTTTCAACTGTACATTTTTTCTCTCATGTTAAGGTAGCCAAACAGAGAGGTTTGTCCCTCTTATGCGCGACAGTGTGGCAAAATGGCAGCCGCTTCCACAAGTCCACCGCATGGTCCAGGGATGAATCTGGGGCCCACTGAAAATGGTGGCTGCTTCCAGGACACAGTCATGAGGCCCAGGGATGCATGTCCCCCCCATCCTTCCTTGACATGAGGATCAGAGATATtcaaaaggggaggaggaggaggagggtgtgagGCCAGGTGGGGTGGGAGTCAGACCTAAGGACTGCAGAGACCCAGCCTGAGTGAGAAGAACCCTGTGGGGACC
This genomic window from Ahaetulla prasina isolate Xishuangbanna chromosome 2, ASM2864084v1, whole genome shotgun sequence contains:
- the LOC131193494 gene encoding zinc finger protein 84-like is translated as MEKPYECRDCGKGFIRNSHLLRHKITHTGEKPFECPNCGKSFSDNSSLVKHQRTHIGEKPFECPDCGKSFSDNSSLVKHQRTHTGEKPFECPDCGKGFCDNSSLVKHQRTHTGEKPFECPDCGKSFSHNSNLVRHQRSHTGEKPFECPDCGKSFSDYSTLLTHQRTHTGEKPFQCPICGKSFSDNSNLLTHQRTHTGEKPFECPICGKCFNRNSNLIIHQRTHTGEKLFERPICGKRYSQNSHLVIHQRTHTEEKPFECPICGKNCSDNSNLLTHQRTHTGEKPFECSDCGKRYSQNSHLVIHQRTHTGEKPFECPMCGKSFSNNSSLVKHQRTHTGEKPFECSDCGRCFSRNYTLVTHQRTHTGEKPFECPDCGKSFSHSSSLVTHQRTHTGEKPFECPGCGKGFCDHSSLMRHQKIHTGEKLIECPICSKGFRDNSSLVKHQKIHTGEKPFECPVCRKRFNQNSHLVIHQRTHTVEKSLKCPPEIKSVLIS